TTGGTGTCAAGACGGAGCACCAGAATCACCATGTAAGCCTAGATACAACCTCACTTTCATCTACTACCATTCCTGAGCATTTAATGGGGAAGATGCGTTCTTCCATTTTCTTAATAGGGCCATTGTTAGCCAAGTTCGGTCAGGTCACGTTATCAAGGCCAGGTGGCTGTGCGATAGGGGAAAGACCTATTGATTTACATTTAAGTGGACTGCGTGCCCTTGGCGCTTCTATCTCGGAGGATAGTGGCTTCATCTATTGTGAGGCGAAACAGCTTCAGGGAGGTAGAATTCATCTACGTTATCCTAGTGTGGGAGCTACTGAAAACATAATGATGGCAGCCTCTTTAGCCAAAGGTACGACTCGGATTATAAATGCTGCAAGAGAACCAGAAATTAGTGATTTACAGCGATACCTGAATCAGATGGGAGCACGTATTTCTGGCGCGGGAACAGATACCATCTATATTGAAGGGGTTCCTAAGCTTTCTCCGACGGCTTATAAAGTTATTCCAGATCGGATCATTACCGGAACACTGTTATTAGCAGCAGCTATAACACGAGGAGAAATTGCGTTAGCTAATGTCATTCCTGAGCATAATGAAGCATTACTAGCTAACATGGAAGCATGTGGTATTGAAATTA
This portion of the Bacillus horti genome encodes:
- the murA gene encoding UDP-N-acetylglucosamine 1-carboxyvinyltransferase, which translates into the protein MASFIINGGYPLAGEVSISGAKNAALPILAASLMASGEQHIYDVPHLLDIQVMLEILNSIGVKTEHQNHHVSLDTTSLSSTTIPEHLMGKMRSSIFLIGPLLAKFGQVTLSRPGGCAIGERPIDLHLSGLRALGASISEDSGFIYCEAKQLQGGRIHLRYPSVGATENIMMAASLAKGTTRIINAAREPEISDLQRYLNQMGARISGAGTDTIYIEGVPKLSPTAYKVIPDRIITGTLLLAAAITRGEIALANVIPEHNEALLANMEACGIEIRTYRDIMTLKVNKPLKALDFIETDPYPGFPTDLQSLMMAFTATVEGTTVIKEKVFEGRFKHVDELNRMGSRITIDLNRAFVRGVPKLSGARVEAPDLRAGAALVLAGLYATDTTIVSGVHHIDRGYEHLEGMLQGIGARIKRIHDE